In Synechococcus sp. CB0101, a genomic segment contains:
- a CDS encoding TIGR01777 family oxidoreductase, producing MRILLVGCSGFVGRALVPQLLEAGHSLTLVSRAAAPLPAVQHPQLQRLQADPSNPASWQRPELQQALANAEAVVNLAGEPIAEKRWTPQHLQLLHNSRIDTTRALVAAIAALPEQQRPGVLVNGSAIGYYGTSTSQEFSETSPAGSDVLGRLCVAWEQEARAAEPLCRVVILRIGIVLGGDGGALGKMLPVFRMGFGGPIGDGQQWMSWISRPDLCQLISTALVDGTYSGVYNAVAPQPCSMASFAAALGRCLGRPSLLPVPGPLLQLLLGDGAKVVLEGQKVLPRRLQEQGFPFAYSDLSAALAAATS from the coding sequence GTGCGGATTCTGTTGGTGGGTTGCAGCGGCTTTGTGGGCCGTGCCCTGGTGCCCCAGTTGTTGGAGGCGGGCCACAGCCTCACCCTGGTGAGTCGCGCCGCAGCGCCCTTGCCAGCTGTGCAGCACCCTCAGCTGCAGCGCTTGCAGGCCGATCCCTCCAACCCCGCCAGCTGGCAGCGCCCCGAGCTGCAGCAGGCTCTGGCGAACGCCGAAGCGGTGGTGAACCTGGCCGGTGAGCCGATCGCTGAGAAACGCTGGACCCCCCAGCACCTGCAGCTGCTCCACAACAGCCGGATCGACACCACCCGCGCCCTGGTGGCTGCCATCGCGGCGCTTCCGGAGCAGCAGCGCCCAGGCGTGCTGGTGAATGGCTCGGCCATCGGTTACTACGGCACCAGCACCAGCCAGGAGTTTTCTGAAACCAGCCCCGCCGGCTCCGATGTGCTGGGCCGGCTCTGTGTGGCCTGGGAGCAGGAAGCTCGTGCCGCGGAGCCCCTGTGCCGTGTGGTGATCCTGCGCATCGGCATCGTGCTGGGCGGCGATGGCGGCGCGCTGGGCAAGATGCTGCCGGTGTTCCGTATGGGTTTCGGCGGACCGATCGGCGATGGTCAGCAGTGGATGAGCTGGATCTCCCGCCCGGATCTTTGCCAGCTGATCAGCACTGCCCTGGTGGATGGCACCTACAGCGGTGTGTACAACGCCGTCGCACCACAGCCTTGCAGCATGGCGAGCTTCGCGGCGGCCTTGGGGCGCTGCTTGGGGCGCCCCAGCCTGTTGCCGGTGCCTGGCCCCCTGCTGCAGCTGCTGCTGGGCGATGGCGCCAAGGTGGTGCTGGAAGGTCAGAAGGTGCTCCCCAGGCGACTGCAGGAGCAGGGCTTCCCCTTCGCCTACAGCGACCTCAGCGCTGCACTCGCCGCTGCCACCAGTTGA
- a CDS encoding lipid-A-disaccharide synthase-related protein — MSPSRDRRPILLLSNGHGEDLSGALIGQALQQRGLAVEALPLVGHGRAYSQAAIPVRGRTREYSTGGLGYTSLLGRITEVVQGQILYLLSRLLLLLRISRRYQLIVVVGDVIPLVAAWLSGRPSATYLVAYSSHYEGKLRLPWPCARLLRQRRTQAIYSRDALTAADLTGQLHRPVHFLGNPFFDGALTPSEPLQGAPQQRLGLLPGSRLPEALHNLELMLRVLERLPEALRPAERLGLHAALVGKLTPQEVAPLASRLGWKLQLEGDERCCLQRGPLLLQLEWGRFAAVVQQCDLLLSMTGTAAEQCVGLGKPVLQLVGEGPQFTANFAEAQRRLLGPGLFCAGGEPGSDAQLDGTADLLEQLLERLLHDSAWRSGLQQLGRERIGSGGGAARMAADLNTRLDG, encoded by the coding sequence TTGAGCCCCAGCCGCGATCGCCGGCCGATCCTGCTGCTGAGCAATGGCCACGGCGAAGACCTCAGCGGCGCCCTGATCGGCCAGGCTCTGCAGCAGCGGGGTCTAGCCGTGGAAGCCCTGCCGCTGGTGGGTCATGGCCGCGCCTACAGCCAGGCCGCCATCCCTGTGCGCGGGCGCACCCGCGAATACAGCACCGGGGGGCTGGGCTACACGAGCCTGCTGGGCCGCATCACGGAAGTGGTGCAGGGGCAGATCCTCTATCTGCTGAGCCGGCTGCTGCTGTTGCTGCGCATTTCCCGCCGCTACCAGCTGATCGTGGTGGTGGGGGATGTGATCCCGCTCGTGGCGGCCTGGCTGAGCGGCCGACCGAGCGCCACCTACCTGGTGGCCTACTCCAGCCACTACGAAGGCAAGCTGCGGCTGCCCTGGCCCTGCGCCCGCCTGCTGCGCCAACGCCGCACCCAGGCCATCTACAGCCGCGATGCGCTCACCGCCGCTGATCTCACCGGCCAGCTGCATCGGCCCGTGCACTTTCTGGGCAATCCCTTTTTCGATGGGGCCCTTACCCCCAGCGAACCGCTGCAGGGTGCACCCCAGCAGCGACTCGGGCTGCTGCCCGGCAGCCGCCTACCGGAAGCCCTGCACAACCTTGAGCTCATGCTGCGGGTGCTGGAGCGGTTGCCGGAAGCCCTCCGGCCGGCCGAGCGCCTGGGGCTGCATGCCGCCCTGGTGGGCAAGCTCACGCCGCAGGAGGTGGCGCCGCTGGCAAGCCGGCTGGGCTGGAAGCTGCAACTGGAAGGCGATGAGCGCTGCTGCCTGCAGCGGGGCCCGCTGCTGTTGCAGCTGGAGTGGGGACGCTTTGCGGCAGTGGTTCAGCAATGCGACCTGCTGCTCTCGATGACCGGCACGGCCGCCGAGCAATGCGTGGGGTTGGGCAAACCGGTGCTGCAGCTGGTGGGCGAAGGCCCCCAATTCACGGCGAATTTCGCCGAGGCCCAGCGCCGGCTACTGGGGCCAGGCCTGTTCTGCGCCGGCGGCGAACCGGGCAGCGATGCCCAGCTGGATGGCACGGCCGATCTGCTGGAGCAGCTGCTGGAGCGACTGCTCCACGATTCCGCCTGGCGCAGCGGGCTGCAACAACTCGGCCGTGAACGCATCGGCAGCGGTGGTGGGGCCGCCAGGATGGCCGCTGATCTAAACACCCGCCTGGATGGCTGA
- a CDS encoding DUF86 domain-containing protein → MSPLEQAVVQRKLSHLQELLTLLHEERSTPLAAYLQDRRQQLLVERLLHLSVEAASDLLEHILVQESNSKPQTYADTFQLAGQHGLIAMDLAQRLIPAAGLRNRLVHDYEAIDPSRVHAALPIALRDLSELAEALAARVRI, encoded by the coding sequence ATGAGTCCCCTCGAGCAGGCGGTGGTGCAGCGCAAGCTCAGTCATCTCCAGGAACTCCTCACGCTCCTGCATGAAGAACGCAGCACCCCGCTGGCGGCTTATTTGCAGGATCGCCGTCAGCAGTTGCTGGTGGAGCGACTGCTGCACCTCAGCGTGGAAGCAGCGAGCGATCTGCTCGAACACATCCTGGTGCAGGAGTCCAACAGCAAACCGCAGACCTACGCCGACACGTTCCAACTCGCTGGCCAGCACGGATTGATCGCAATGGATCTGGCTCAACGGCTTATCCCCGCCGCCGGGCTACGCAACCGGCTGGTGCACGACTACGAAGCGATCGATCCGAGCCGGGTGCATGCGGCCCTCCCAATCGCCTTGCGGGATCTGAGCGAATTGGCCGAGGCTCTGGCCGCCCGGGTGCGAATCTGA
- a CDS encoding nucleotidyltransferase domain-containing protein, with product MAPQSQVAAEPAQIKADAVPEDVDLIVLFGSRAKGTHAPSSDWDIGICFQHDPDQPLRLFELDTLIAPLLGCSSDSIDLVDLEHSSYLLQRVVAEDGRLLFERHPGHYLNYCSRAIRQWADWCRREQKLTHERELLKA from the coding sequence ATGGCGCCCCAGAGCCAGGTTGCAGCCGAGCCAGCGCAGATCAAGGCCGATGCCGTCCCGGAAGACGTGGATCTGATCGTGCTGTTCGGCTCGCGGGCCAAAGGAACGCATGCACCCTCTAGCGACTGGGACATCGGCATTTGCTTCCAGCACGATCCGGATCAACCGCTGAGATTGTTTGAGCTCGATACCTTGATCGCGCCGCTACTGGGCTGCTCCAGCGACAGCATCGATCTTGTGGATCTGGAGCACAGCAGCTACCTGCTGCAGCGGGTGGTGGCGGAGGACGGGCGACTGCTGTTTGAACGCCACCCTGGGCATTACCTCAACTACTGCTCCCGGGCAATTCGCCAATGGGCGGACTGGTGCCGGCGGGAGCAGAAGCTCACACACGAGCGGGAGCTTCTGAAGGCATGA
- a CDS encoding iron-sulfur cluster assembly accessory protein, translating to MTSDTATAATTDAPVAQATHTGRDGKGIQITESAMKQLATLLPAQGEGKVLRVGVRSGGCSGMSYTMDFIDAAEIQADDERYVYEPAGAPSFTVVSDPKSLLYIYGMQLDFSSALIGGGFNFTNPNATQTCGCGSSFAV from the coding sequence ATGACCAGCGATACCGCCACAGCCGCCACAACCGACGCCCCTGTCGCCCAGGCCACCCACACCGGCCGCGACGGCAAGGGCATCCAGATCACTGAAAGCGCCATGAAGCAGCTGGCCACGCTGCTGCCCGCCCAGGGCGAGGGCAAGGTGCTGCGGGTGGGCGTGCGCTCCGGCGGCTGCAGCGGCATGAGCTACACGATGGATTTCATCGATGCCGCTGAGATCCAGGCCGACGACGAGCGCTACGTGTATGAACCCGCCGGCGCCCCCAGCTTCACCGTGGTGAGCGACCCCAAGAGCCTCCTCTACATCTATGGGATGCAGCTGGATTTCTCCAGCGCCCTGATCGGCGGCGGCTTCAACTTCACCAACCCCAACGCCACCCAGACCTGCGGCTGCGGCAGCTCGTTTGCAGTGTGA
- the zds gene encoding 9,9'-di-cis-zeta-carotene desaturase produces the protein MRVAIVGSGLAGLAAAVDLVDAGHQVDLYEARPFMGGKVGSWVDEGGNHIEMGLHVFFFNYANLFALLRKVGAIDNLLPKDHTHLFVNTGGDLRELDFRFALGAPFNGLKAFFTTPQLDWLDKLRNALALGTSPIVRGLVDYEGAMKVIRDLDRVSFQQWFLGHGGSEQSIKRMWNPIAYALGFIDCEAISARCMLTIFMMFAAKTEASKLNLLKGSPHRWLTGPIFDYIQQRGGQLHLRHRVTEVMFEEGAAGTDGQPSTQVSGLKLGTPDGDIEVKADAYLAACDVPGIQRMIPETWRRWPLFDNLYKLEAVPVATVQLRYDGWVTELGDGAIEEAARRDVERPAGLDNLLYTADADFSCFADLALASPVDYRKEGVGSLLQCVLTPGDPWIPKKTEEIVAATDEQVRRLFPSVRNLKLVWSNVVKLAQSLYREAPGMEPYRPDQATPVGNFFLAGSYTKQDYIDSMEGATMSGRLAAAAILGRKAELATNAAVA, from the coding sequence GTGCGCGTCGCCATCGTGGGTTCGGGTCTGGCCGGGTTGGCGGCGGCGGTGGATCTGGTGGATGCCGGCCATCAGGTGGATCTCTATGAGGCCAGGCCGTTCATGGGCGGCAAGGTGGGCAGTTGGGTGGATGAAGGCGGCAACCACATCGAGATGGGGTTGCACGTGTTCTTCTTCAACTACGCCAACCTCTTCGCCCTGCTGCGCAAGGTGGGCGCGATCGACAACCTGCTGCCCAAAGATCACACCCACCTGTTTGTGAACACCGGCGGCGATCTGCGCGAGCTGGATTTCCGCTTCGCCCTCGGTGCCCCCTTCAACGGCCTCAAAGCGTTCTTCACCACCCCCCAGCTCGACTGGCTCGACAAGCTGCGCAATGCCCTGGCCCTGGGCACCAGCCCGATCGTGCGTGGTCTGGTGGATTACGAGGGGGCGATGAAGGTGATCCGCGATCTCGATCGCGTCAGCTTCCAGCAGTGGTTCCTCGGCCATGGCGGCAGCGAGCAGAGCATCAAGCGGATGTGGAATCCGATCGCTTACGCCCTGGGCTTTATCGATTGCGAGGCGATCTCGGCCCGCTGCATGCTCACCATCTTCATGATGTTTGCAGCCAAAACCGAGGCTTCCAAGCTCAACCTGCTCAAGGGTTCGCCGCACCGCTGGCTCACCGGCCCGATCTTCGACTACATCCAGCAGCGCGGCGGCCAGCTGCACCTGCGCCACCGCGTCACCGAGGTGATGTTTGAAGAGGGTGCCGCCGGCACCGATGGCCAGCCCAGCACCCAGGTGAGCGGCCTCAAGCTCGGCACCCCCGATGGCGACATCGAGGTGAAGGCCGATGCCTACCTCGCCGCCTGCGATGTGCCCGGCATCCAGCGGATGATCCCGGAAACCTGGCGCCGCTGGCCCCTGTTCGACAACCTCTACAAACTCGAAGCGGTGCCCGTGGCCACGGTGCAGCTCCGCTACGACGGCTGGGTCACCGAACTCGGCGACGGCGCCATCGAAGAAGCCGCCCGCCGCGATGTGGAGCGCCCCGCCGGCCTCGACAACCTGCTGTACACCGCTGACGCCGATTTCAGCTGCTTCGCCGATCTGGCTCTGGCCAGCCCGGTGGATTACCGCAAAGAGGGCGTGGGCTCCCTGCTGCAGTGCGTGCTCACCCCCGGCGATCCCTGGATCCCTAAGAAAACCGAGGAGATCGTGGCCGCCACTGATGAGCAGGTGCGCCGCCTCTTCCCCTCAGTCCGCAACCTCAAGTTGGTGTGGAGCAACGTGGTGAAGCTGGCCCAGTCGCTGTATCGCGAGGCGCCGGGTATGGAGCCCTATCGCCCCGATCAGGCCACCCCGGTGGGCAACTTCTTCCTGGCCGGTAGCTACACCAAACAGGACTACATCGATTCGATGGAAGGCGCCACCATGAGCGGACGACTTGCGGCCGCCGCCATCCTGGGCAGGAAGGCCGAGCTGGCCACCAATGCGGCCGTCGCCTGA
- a CDS encoding SRPBCC family protein — protein sequence MGRWLEHSVTTEVQASAQRVWEVWSDLEAMPRWMNWIESVVTEPGDPDLTDWTLAAQGFRFHWKARITQRVEAQQLHWESVGGLPTKGAVRFYPQGPELTAVKLTVSYELPGVLAPLMEPSILGGIVTKELQANLDRFRDLVQSGYGQQQG from the coding sequence ATGGGCCGTTGGCTTGAACACAGCGTCACCACGGAGGTTCAGGCCTCAGCCCAGCGGGTGTGGGAGGTGTGGAGTGATCTCGAGGCGATGCCCCGCTGGATGAACTGGATCGAATCGGTGGTGACCGAACCCGGCGACCCCGACCTCACCGATTGGACCCTCGCCGCCCAGGGCTTTCGCTTCCACTGGAAGGCCCGCATCACCCAGCGGGTGGAGGCACAGCAGCTGCATTGGGAATCTGTCGGTGGGTTGCCCACCAAAGGCGCTGTTCGCTTCTATCCCCAAGGGCCTGAGCTCACGGCTGTGAAGCTCACCGTGAGCTACGAGCTGCCGGGGGTGTTGGCACCCTTGATGGAACCCTCCATCCTGGGGGGGATCGTGACCAAGGAGCTCCAGGCCAATCTGGATCGCTTCCGCGATCTCGTGCAAAGCGGGTATGGCCAGCAGCAGGGATAA
- a CDS encoding uroporphyrinogen-III synthase: MPNPTPLQGRTIAVTRAEQQLGEARRLFEQAGATVLDLPALVIGPPDEWGPLDDALAELDEFHWLVVSSSNGVDAVEARLERLGGSLARRPRSLKIAAVGRKTAARLEALGAPADFVPPQFVADSLIDHFPVSGWGLRLLLPRVQSGGRTVLAEAFGEAGARVVEVAAYESRCPDSLPEATAAALAAGAVDAITFSSGKTVQHTAQLLEQQFGASWAQQLDSVALVSIGPQTSHTCRERMGRVDAEADPHDLDGLVAACAQALQGRAVRG, translated from the coding sequence GTGCCAAACCCCACCCCTCTGCAGGGCCGCACCATCGCCGTCACCCGGGCAGAGCAGCAGCTGGGTGAAGCGCGGCGGCTGTTCGAGCAGGCTGGCGCCACGGTGCTGGATCTCCCAGCCCTGGTGATCGGCCCCCCGGATGAATGGGGCCCGCTCGACGATGCCCTGGCGGAATTGGATGAATTCCACTGGCTGGTGGTGTCGAGCAGCAACGGCGTGGATGCGGTGGAGGCGCGGTTGGAGCGGCTGGGCGGCAGCCTGGCGCGCCGCCCCCGGAGCCTCAAGATCGCGGCGGTGGGGCGCAAGACAGCTGCCCGGCTGGAGGCGCTGGGGGCACCGGCGGATTTCGTGCCGCCCCAATTCGTGGCCGACAGCCTGATCGATCACTTCCCGGTGTCGGGCTGGGGGCTACGGCTGCTGCTGCCGCGGGTGCAGAGCGGCGGGCGCACCGTGCTGGCGGAAGCCTTCGGGGAAGCAGGAGCCCGTGTGGTGGAAGTGGCCGCCTATGAATCGCGCTGCCCCGACTCGCTGCCGGAAGCCACCGCCGCTGCACTGGCCGCTGGCGCCGTGGATGCGATCACCTTCAGCAGCGGCAAAACCGTGCAGCACACAGCGCAACTGCTGGAGCAGCAGTTCGGCGCGAGCTGGGCGCAGCAGCTCGACAGCGTGGCACTGGTGTCGATCGGACCACAAACCAGCCACACCTGCCGCGAACGGATGGGCCGGGTGGATGCCGAAGCCGACCCCCACGATCTCGATGGCCTCGTGGCGGCCTGCGCTCAAGCGCTGCAGGGGCGAGCGGTTAGAGGTTGA
- a CDS encoding glycosyltransferase, whose translation MLSLSMIVRDEAAQIEDCLRSVQGFVDEMVVVDTGSTDNTPALAQAMGARVEQIEWPGDFAPARNQALQWVNGDWVLVLDADERLRPEAMAPLRALMAQPDVLVINLLRHERGAVQSPYSNVSRLFRRHPAIRWSRAYHSMVDDSVAELLQQESHWRIADCPEPALLHDGYRPELLAQGNKPERLRQAMEAELLERPGDPYACAKLGSLEVADGNLERGVALLRQGLAQCPAEAHPERYELLLHLALAEAGRDPNAAASLYREALELPLAPRLTLAARLNLAALLLQHGQPQDAEALCQRATAAAPEIGLGWYNLGLIRRRQGDIAGALEAYREARRLQPEHPETHQNLAVALLLGGDIDGARSSFRQAIELLGQQGRSSEAAQLRQQAGAMVKLEG comes from the coding sequence ATGCTCAGCCTCTCGATGATCGTGCGCGATGAAGCGGCACAGATCGAAGACTGCCTGCGTTCGGTGCAGGGCTTCGTCGACGAGATGGTGGTGGTGGACACCGGCTCCACCGACAACACACCGGCCCTGGCACAGGCGATGGGCGCGCGCGTAGAGCAGATCGAATGGCCGGGCGACTTTGCCCCGGCCCGCAACCAGGCCCTGCAGTGGGTGAACGGCGACTGGGTGCTGGTGCTCGATGCCGATGAGCGCCTGCGGCCGGAGGCGATGGCGCCGCTGCGGGCCCTGATGGCCCAGCCAGATGTGCTGGTGATCAATCTGCTGCGCCACGAGCGCGGGGCGGTGCAGTCGCCTTACTCGAATGTGAGCCGCCTCTTCCGCCGCCATCCCGCGATCCGCTGGAGCCGCGCCTATCACTCGATGGTGGACGACAGCGTGGCCGAGCTGCTGCAGCAGGAAAGCCACTGGCGCATCGCCGACTGCCCCGAACCGGCCCTGCTCCATGACGGCTACCGGCCGGAGCTGCTGGCCCAGGGCAACAAGCCTGAGCGGCTGCGGCAGGCGATGGAGGCCGAGCTGCTGGAGCGGCCTGGGGATCCCTACGCCTGCGCCAAGCTCGGCAGCCTGGAGGTGGCCGACGGCAACCTCGAGCGCGGCGTGGCGCTGCTGCGTCAGGGTTTGGCGCAGTGCCCGGCTGAGGCGCACCCCGAGCGCTACGAACTCCTGCTGCATCTGGCCTTGGCGGAAGCGGGCCGGGATCCCAACGCCGCGGCCTCCCTCTATCGGGAGGCGCTGGAGCTGCCTCTCGCGCCGCGGTTAACCCTGGCGGCACGGCTCAACCTGGCGGCCCTGCTGCTGCAGCACGGGCAGCCGCAAGACGCCGAAGCGCTCTGTCAGCGCGCCACCGCTGCCGCCCCCGAGATTGGCCTGGGCTGGTACAACCTCGGCCTGATCCGCCGCCGCCAGGGCGACATTGCCGGGGCACTGGAGGCCTACCGGGAAGCGCGGCGCCTGCAGCCCGAGCACCCGGAAACCCATCAGAACCTGGCAGTGGCCCTGCTGCTCGGCGGCGATATCGATGGTGCCCGCAGCAGCTTCCGCCAGGCGATCGAACTGCTGGGCCAGCAGGGCCGCAGCAGCGAGGCCGCCCAGCTGCGCCAGCAGGCCGGCGCCATGGTGAAGCTGGAGGGCTGA
- the rbfA gene encoding 30S ribosome-binding factor RbfA has translation MAQGRRVERVAALIRREVSELLVNGIKDDRVSLGMVSVTNVEVAGDLQHCKIYVSVYGNPEVQQQALAGLRSAASYVKGELGRRLNMRRTPEVIFHLDRGIEKGTSVLGLLNQLEQNRQERGEIPEGTGQLDDDEL, from the coding sequence ATGGCGCAGGGCAGGCGCGTTGAACGGGTAGCGGCCCTCATCCGCCGTGAGGTGAGCGAGCTGCTGGTGAACGGGATCAAGGACGATCGCGTCAGCCTGGGGATGGTGAGCGTCACCAACGTGGAAGTGGCCGGCGATCTGCAGCACTGCAAGATCTATGTGAGCGTGTACGGCAACCCCGAGGTGCAGCAGCAGGCCCTCGCCGGGCTGCGCTCCGCGGCGAGCTACGTGAAAGGCGAGCTGGGGCGCCGCCTCAACATGCGCCGCACACCGGAGGTGATCTTCCACCTTGATCGCGGCATCGAGAAGGGCACCTCCGTGCTCGGGCTGCTCAACCAGCTTGAACAGAACCGCCAGGAGCGCGGCGAGATCCCGGAGGGCACCGGCCAGCTCGACGATGACGAGCTCTGA
- a CDS encoding DUF751 family protein, with protein sequence MRDFFLNVTRYPRYLIAFGLGVANSVLEPLAKRRSNPVTAVALVGALVSGLVSLGLILRAMVSTDVIA encoded by the coding sequence ATGCGGGATTTCTTTCTCAACGTCACGCGTTATCCGCGCTATCTGATCGCATTCGGGCTGGGGGTGGCCAACTCGGTGCTCGAGCCCCTGGCCAAGCGCCGCAGCAATCCGGTCACAGCCGTGGCGCTGGTGGGCGCCCTGGTGAGCGGCCTGGTGAGCCTGGGGCTGATCCTGCGTGCCATGGTGAGCACAGATGTAATCGCCTAG
- a CDS encoding glutathione S-transferase family protein gives MLELHQFRHSAFCEKVRLVLAAKGLPYNVVEVTPGVGQVELYRLSGQRQVPVLVDGPEVIADSTAIAQYLERHTPAPALLPADPALRAQVLILEDWADTALAAGARLALVQAAAADPVLRGGLLPDATPAPLRSLVGALPAGVLSGIGQVIDHGGLEQLRANLEQLCAVVQQQPYLVGDELSLADLAVVAQLSLLSFPVSAGAPLAGRGVPGLADDPLLAPLWQWRDAIGTQVGRS, from the coding sequence ATGCTGGAGCTCCATCAGTTCCGCCACTCCGCCTTCTGCGAGAAGGTGCGCCTGGTGTTGGCGGCGAAGGGCCTCCCCTACAACGTGGTGGAGGTCACCCCTGGGGTGGGGCAGGTGGAGCTCTACCGCCTTTCAGGGCAGCGGCAGGTGCCGGTGCTGGTGGATGGCCCTGAGGTGATCGCCGATTCCACCGCCATCGCTCAGTATCTGGAGCGCCACACCCCGGCACCGGCTCTGTTGCCGGCCGATCCCGCCCTGCGGGCCCAGGTGCTGATTCTTGAGGATTGGGCCGATACAGCCCTGGCCGCCGGCGCACGGTTGGCGTTGGTGCAAGCGGCCGCTGCGGATCCGGTGCTGCGCGGCGGGCTACTGCCGGATGCCACCCCGGCGCCGCTGCGCAGCCTGGTGGGAGCCCTGCCCGCCGGTGTGTTGAGTGGCATCGGCCAGGTGATCGATCACGGCGGCCTGGAGCAGTTGCGCGCCAACCTCGAGCAGCTTTGCGCCGTGGTGCAACAGCAGCCCTACCTGGTGGGTGATGAGCTCAGCTTGGCGGATCTGGCGGTGGTGGCCCAGCTGTCGCTGTTGAGCTTCCCGGTCAGTGCCGGTGCTCCCCTGGCCGGCCGGGGCGTGCCGGGCCTGGCCGACGATCCCCTGCTCGCACCCCTGTGGCAGTGGCGCGATGCCATCGGCACTCAGGTGGGCCGCTCCTGA
- a CDS encoding DUF6816 family protein: MELMLGARISAACHACTTMGIALLRSLLVAVLVLVMPASPALAAADAEPLEQRLAAWPSWSLPAPLPRPGQGDLIYPAWFAGRWQATNHDPSGTEPDLHYEVRFSANPQGQVVGDRAFNAAAIGQALLGEQLLQVRNDPHNPNRQLALLAGDQQLESTVVGRRTGLSSTQCFLADELALQVMHGPGDPRVSRVETLSRYALVSPNRIEAEQWQASYGSPAQGLAAEARRSWRGELVLERLDQERPT, from the coding sequence ATGGAGCTGATGCTTGGCGCCAGGATCAGCGCAGCCTGCCACGCCTGCACCACCATGGGGATCGCCCTGCTGCGCAGCCTGCTCGTCGCCGTGCTCGTGCTGGTGATGCCGGCGTCACCAGCACTGGCGGCCGCCGATGCGGAGCCGCTGGAGCAGCGCTTGGCCGCCTGGCCGAGCTGGAGCCTGCCGGCGCCATTGCCGCGGCCGGGCCAAGGGGATCTGATCTATCCAGCCTGGTTTGCCGGCCGCTGGCAGGCCACCAACCACGACCCCAGCGGCACCGAACCCGATCTGCACTACGAGGTGCGCTTCAGCGCCAATCCCCAAGGCCAAGTGGTGGGGGATCGGGCCTTCAACGCCGCGGCCATCGGCCAGGCGCTGCTGGGGGAGCAGTTGCTGCAGGTGCGCAACGATCCGCACAACCCCAACCGCCAACTGGCCCTGCTCGCCGGCGATCAACAGCTGGAATCCACCGTGGTGGGGCGGCGCACGGGCCTCAGCAGCACACAGTGCTTTCTGGCGGATGAACTAGCCCTGCAGGTGATGCATGGCCCTGGCGATCCACGGGTAAGCCGCGTGGAAACCCTCAGCCGCTACGCGCTGGTCAGCCCGAATCGCATCGAAGCCGAGCAGTGGCAGGCCAGCTATGGCTCACCAGCGCAGGGGCTGGCGGCCGAGGCCAGGCGCAGCTGGCGGGGCGAGCTGGTGTTGGAACGCCTGGATCAGGAGCGGCCCACCTGA
- a CDS encoding chlororespiratory reduction protein 7, with protein MSDPLIRELDHYVVLEPGQPQQLLSAADTLVWLAQQLASLEPMPADLRDLPDAEARAQRLLETACELELEPGVVVQWFAIRLEPPGG; from the coding sequence ATGTCTGATCCGCTGATCCGGGAACTGGATCACTACGTGGTACTGGAGCCTGGCCAGCCCCAGCAGTTGCTCAGCGCCGCCGACACGCTGGTTTGGCTGGCCCAGCAGCTCGCGAGCCTGGAGCCGATGCCCGCGGACCTGCGCGATCTGCCCGATGCCGAAGCCAGGGCCCAGCGGCTGCTGGAAACCGCCTGTGAACTGGAGCTTGAGCCGGGCGTGGTGGTGCAGTGGTTTGCGATCCGGCTGGAGCCGCCCGGCGGTTAG
- a CDS encoding shikimate kinase, whose protein sequence is MANPHAELRQRLEGLNLYLVGMMGSGKSTAGRHLAELLGYRFLDADSSIEQVAGRSIPEVFASEGEAGFRQLEAAVLNQIASWHSLVVATGGGVVTRPDNWGQLHQGVVIWLDAPEELLLERLSSDPTPRPLLQADDPAARLAALLAERRPLYAQADLHIVQDGRAADQVAVQILEALPSVLKERTAAPQHRLQVINEAGEVGSSIN, encoded by the coding sequence ATGGCCAACCCGCACGCTGAGCTGCGCCAGCGCCTCGAGGGCCTCAACCTCTATCTGGTGGGAATGATGGGCAGCGGCAAGAGCACCGCCGGCAGGCACCTGGCGGAGCTCCTGGGCTATCGCTTTCTCGATGCCGACAGCAGCATCGAGCAGGTGGCCGGGCGCAGCATCCCGGAGGTGTTTGCCAGCGAGGGGGAGGCGGGCTTTCGCCAGCTCGAAGCAGCGGTGCTCAATCAGATCGCTAGTTGGCACTCACTGGTCGTAGCCACCGGCGGCGGCGTGGTGACGCGCCCGGACAACTGGGGCCAGCTGCATCAGGGTGTGGTGATCTGGCTGGATGCACCGGAGGAGCTGCTGCTGGAGCGGCTCAGCAGCGATCCGACCCCGCGCCCCTTGCTCCAAGCCGACGATCCGGCCGCACGCCTGGCGGCCCTGCTGGCGGAGCGCCGGCCCCTCTACGCCCAGGCCGATCTCCACATCGTTCAAGACGGACGCGCGGCGGATCAGGTGGCTGTGCAGATCCTTGAAGCCCTGCCCAGCGTGCTGAAGGAGCGCACGGCCGCACCGCAGCACCGCCTGCAGGTGATCAATGAAGCCGGCGAGGTGGGCAGCTCGATCAACTAA